The Pseudomonadota bacterium DNA window CGGTCGTCATCCTTGAGACCGTCGATGGTCTGCACGATCACGCCGATCCGCACCGACGATGCCTCGGGCTGCCCGAGCATGTCGATGAGGCGGCGATCGAGCTTCTCGCGCAGCAGCGCGTCATCGGTCATGTCTTCATCTCTCCCCTGGGAGTGTGGGAGGCGAGCCTCCGCGCCCGCGCGTGCGAACCGCCATGCTCGGCGATGCGATCACACGGGCGCGGAGATGCCCGACACGCCTCAGAGTCCGCGGCGTCGCGACTTGTTGCGACGACGCGTGCCGTCCGGTCGGCGCCCGCCCTCAACGGCCTCTTCTTCTTCGTCTGCGGCTCCTGCGGAGTCAGAAGCGCGACGACGAGGCTGCTGGTTGTCAACGGGAAGAGTCGCGTTGCTCGTCGCCGTCTCGCCACGCTCACGACGGCGCTCGGCCACGCGCTCCTCCTCACGCTTCTTCGCCCACTCGTCGAGAATGACGACGAGCGGCGTGGCGATGAAGATCGACGAGTAGGCACCACTCGTGATGCCCACGAGCAGGGCGAACGCGAAGTTGCGCAGCGTGTCACCTCCGAAGAAGTAGAGCGCGAACAGCGTGAGCAGAACGGTGAGGGTCGTATTCACCGAGCGCGACATGGTCTGGTTCACCGAGAGGTTGCAGATCTCGGCGTAGTTGCCCTTGCGCATGTTCTTCACGTTCTCGCGGATGCGGTCGAACACGACGATGGAGTCCATCACCGAGTAGCCGATGACCGTGAGGAGCGCGGCCAGGAAGGGCGAGTCGACCTGACGCGAGGTGAGCGAGTAGAGACCCGCCATGATGATGACGTCGTGCACGAGGGCGATGTCGGCCGCCAGACCATAGCGAACCTGATTGCCGAAGCGCAGGGTGATGTAGATGAGCTGCAGCACGAGCGCCACCACGAGCGCGAGGAGGCTGTTCACCCACAGTTCGCGACCAATGATGGGATCGATGGTCTCGCGAGAGAGAATCGCGGCGGAGACCGCCGTGCTCTCCGCCGGAGGCGCTGCTGCCGGAGAGGCCGACGCCTCAGGAGCACCGCTGGCCGACGCCGCGGGAACGCCGCTGGCCGACGCTGCGGG harbors:
- the secF gene encoding protein translocase subunit SecF: MLNITATDAIGMVVAAVSLIALALWAAGFRNRTRDLVGSRNIFFGISAVLLVISFGAISIKKFNYGMDFAGGTLVEIGVTENQESVTPELVRNAIQAYATEKSLSFQDPQVQVEEKSLNSKNPYRRVIIRVGRIDQKPLTTAEIEGMATAIEGKVGHLFRQAGKSIDEPAASASGAPAASASGAPAASASGAPAASASGVPAASASGAPEASASPAAAPPAESTAVSAAILSRETIDPIIGRELWVNSLLALVVALVLQLIYITLRFGNQVRYGLAADIALVHDVIIMAGLYSLTSRQVDSPFLAALLTVIGYSVMDSIVVFDRIRENVKNMRKGNYAEICNLSVNQTMSRSVNTTLTVLLTLFALYFFGGDTLRNFAFALLVGITSGAYSSIFIATPLVVILDEWAKKREEERVAERRRERGETATSNATLPVDNQQPRRRASDSAGAADEEEEAVEGGRRPDGTRRRNKSRRRGL